The Stieleria sp. JC731 genome has a segment encoding these proteins:
- a CDS encoding prepilin-type N-terminal cleavage/methylation domain-containing protein, translated as MAKQLNRRGFTLIELLVVVTIIAVLAALLLPSLTKAREAARSRRCTANLRNIGIALLVFADRSADDSLTTGAFDFKRSGCVDTWGWVADGVSTGQMSQDNILCPSSPSRGSEKILELYGLETNDGRSDLTGNLRSRWEDGVCGDCEFKQIAGPDTCGDGFASTAELTAARVELVSRAFLGRGYNNNYATSWFLINTMPRVRIDTTGVLRTAGEVAAEGLKGLRETMGPLRLQYLELTPHPSSTIALMGDAGPGDIDEAISPVDFEYTPEGVFAAGDSDRRTFINRGSLLSESINDGPAYYRSSDRKLKLIGSSNSRLAKQWKCDSELLECRPPTGGSGNQFYLQSTLSWLTLHGGGSGWANFLFADGSVRQIHDLNGDHYLNPGFGIPETLTEDEYDRLGYRSSERELHPAQFFNGVFLVPELIRGEFQ; from the coding sequence ATGGCAAAGCAATTGAATCGTCGCGGGTTCACGCTGATTGAACTACTGGTCGTCGTCACGATCATCGCTGTACTGGCAGCTTTGCTTCTCCCTTCACTCACCAAAGCTCGCGAGGCTGCCAGAAGTCGTCGATGTACCGCAAACCTGCGAAACATTGGTATCGCACTTCTTGTCTTTGCTGATCGCTCTGCAGACGACTCTTTGACAACCGGTGCGTTCGATTTCAAACGATCCGGTTGCGTGGATACTTGGGGTTGGGTTGCTGATGGGGTATCAACTGGACAGATGAGCCAAGACAATATCCTCTGTCCAAGCAGTCCGTCGCGAGGAAGCGAAAAGATCCTTGAACTATACGGACTGGAAACCAACGATGGCCGTAGCGATTTAACGGGCAACCTAAGAAGTCGTTGGGAAGACGGCGTGTGCGGTGATTGCGAATTCAAACAGATCGCCGGCCCCGATACTTGTGGCGATGGGTTCGCCAGCACGGCTGAGTTGACTGCTGCGCGAGTCGAGCTCGTTTCGCGTGCTTTCTTGGGGCGAGGCTACAACAACAATTACGCGACCAGTTGGTTTCTGATTAACACGATGCCTCGCGTGCGGATCGATACCACGGGAGTCTTGCGAACCGCCGGTGAAGTCGCCGCCGAGGGACTCAAGGGTTTGCGTGAAACGATGGGGCCACTACGACTTCAGTATTTGGAGCTGACGCCGCATCCATCCAGCACGATCGCATTGATGGGTGATGCGGGGCCAGGGGATATCGATGAAGCGATCTCACCGGTTGATTTCGAATACACTCCGGAGGGAGTTTTCGCGGCTGGTGATTCCGACCGAAGGACGTTCATCAATCGAGGCAGCTTGCTGAGCGAATCGATCAATGACGGCCCGGCGTACTATCGGTCGAGTGATCGCAAGCTGAAGTTAATCGGCTCAAGCAATTCTCGATTGGCGAAACAGTGGAAGTGTGATTCGGAGCTTCTGGAGTGCCGTCCTCCGACTGGCGGCAGCGGCAACCAGTTCTATTTGCAGTCGACGTTGTCTTGGTTGACGCTTCATGGAGGCGGCAGTGGTTGGGCGAACTTCTTGTTTGCCGACGGATCCGTACGGCAGATTCATGATCTCAACGGAGACCATTACTTGAACCCCGGTTTTGGCATTCCGGAGACGCTGACCGAAGACGAATACGATCGGTTGGGTTACCGCAGTTCGGAGCGAGAGCTTCATCCGGCGCAGTTCTTCAACGGCGTCTTCTTGGTACCGGAACTGATTCGTGGCGAGTTTCAATAG
- a CDS encoding PEP-CTERM sorting domain-containing protein (PEP-CTERM proteins occur, often in large numbers, in the proteomes of bacteria that also encode an exosortase, a predicted intramembrane cysteine proteinase. The presence of a PEP-CTERM domain at a protein's C-terminus predicts cleavage within the sorting domain, followed by covalent anchoring to some some component of the (usually Gram-negative) cell surface. Many PEP-CTERM proteins exhibit an unusual sequence composition that includes large numbers of potential glycosylation sites. Expression of one such protein has been shown restore the ability of a bacterium to form floc, a type of biofilm.) → MKKQLTRIARRSAILSLALAAAFSFGDSSSANAEAVTAMTNAEIRLATGSSTDDDSGIRVFSGATSTLFFNVEGSGVSPFSVLAVADFQMSATPLATGFANTSLSLFEDPAGFAAAGDIEVYLLNDTSANLIDATSNPVGSPAYQDGNDGFAAIDPVFNPSATPLGIATFTPTTVDGTETNVALNFTGSDSTTLLSAIQTGGVIRLAVVSSASTPNVAATFAGQGNSAGPAPTFNFDVVTAIPEPSSAFALALTMTTGIVVRRRRK, encoded by the coding sequence ATGAAAAAACAACTCACCCGGATCGCCCGCCGTTCGGCGATCCTTTCACTAGCCCTCGCCGCGGCATTCTCATTCGGTGACAGCTCCAGCGCGAACGCGGAAGCAGTGACTGCGATGACGAACGCCGAAATTCGGCTCGCTACCGGTTCTAGCACTGACGACGACAGCGGCATCCGCGTTTTCAGCGGAGCAACGTCCACGCTGTTTTTCAATGTTGAAGGTAGTGGCGTTAGCCCATTCTCGGTATTGGCTGTCGCTGACTTTCAAATGTCAGCTACACCACTGGCGACAGGCTTTGCCAACACCAGTCTTAGCCTGTTTGAAGATCCTGCCGGTTTTGCCGCGGCTGGCGATATCGAGGTTTACCTGCTGAACGATACCAGCGCAAACCTGATTGATGCCACCAGCAACCCGGTTGGTTCACCAGCCTATCAAGACGGAAACGATGGTTTCGCAGCAATCGACCCAGTGTTCAATCCAAGTGCTACACCACTTGGAATCGCGACGTTCACTCCAACGACAGTCGATGGCACCGAAACGAATGTCGCGTTGAATTTCACCGGTAGCGATTCAACAACCTTGCTGTCGGCAATTCAAACTGGTGGCGTGATTCGACTCGCAGTCGTTTCGTCGGCGAGCACCCCGAACGTCGCAGCTACGTTCGCTGGTCAAGGGAATTCAGCAGGCCCTGCACCGACTTTTAATTTTGATGTTGTAACTGCAATTCCAGAGCCTTCGTCCGCGTTTGCATTAGCGTTGACCATGACGACCGGGATCGTGGTACGACGCCGACGCAAATAG